The nucleotide sequence GGTTGCGGCCATGGAGTCCCATAGACCGGCTTTGGTGGCCCTGTCCGTGGACGGCGAGGACTATTTCGCCGCCCTGCGCCCCTTCACCGAGGCTCCGGCCGGACTGCTTGTGCTGGTGCCACGCCAAGCCGTGCTGCATCAGGCCGATTCGGCCGAGTCGGCCATCCTGGAACGCACCCAGGCCATGATGGCGGTGGTGGCCGGCATCACGCTGCTTGGCGTCGGCGCGGCGGTGGTGCTGGCCTTTTTCGGGTCCAGGGCCGTGACCCGGCCGCTGACCGGGCTGACCGTGGCGGCCGGCAAACTGGCCGAGGGCGACCTCGACGCCCGGGCTCCGGCCGGCGGGCGCGACGAACTGGGGCAGCTCGCGGCGACGTTTAACGCCATGGCCCCCAAGCTGGCCGAACGGATGCGGCTCAAGCAGGACATGCTTTTAGCCAAGGAAGTGCAGCAAAACCTGCTGCCCAAGGCCCCGCCCCATCTGCCGGGCCTGGACATGGCCGGGGCGACCATTTTTTGCGACGAGACCGGCGGCGACTATTTCGATTACCTCGCCTTTGCCGAAGCGCCCCACGGCGGCTGCGACGTCATCATCGGCGACGCCACCGGGCATGGCATCGCGGCGGCGTTGTTCATGGCCACGGGCCGGGCGCTTTTGCGCGGCGGGCAGGGCGTCGGCTGCGGCCCGGCGGCGCTATTAACCCTGGCCAACACGCTGTTGTGGCAGGACACGGCCGATTCCGGGCGCTTCATCACGCTGTATTTCCTGCGTCTGGAGGGCGGCGGTCTGGCCCCGTACGGCCGGCTGACCTGGGCCAGGGCCGGCCACGATCCGGCCATGGTCTACGATCCGGCCACTGACGACTTCGTCGAACTGCTCGGCCCTGGCCTGCCCCTGGGCGTCCTGCCGGACCACGTCTACACCGAGCAAAGCTGTCCGGGCCTGACCCCGGGACAACTGCTGCTCCTGGGCACCGACGGCATCTGGGAGGCGCGCAACACCGGGGACGCCATGTACGGCAAGGACCGGCTGCGGGAAGTGATCCGCCGCCATGCCGGCGGCACGGCGGCCGAGCTGGTGGCGGCCATCCATGCCGACGTAGCCGCTTTTCAGGCCGGCGCGCCCCGGGACGACGACATCACCGTGGTCGCCATCAAAGCGCTACCGATCTAGCCCCCTCCCCCATGTCGGGAGGTCCAGGAGGGGCTGAGCCCCTCCTGGCCGCCGGAGGCCTCTTCATCTTCCTCTTTCTCTACAATAAGTTACAACCACCGCGCCCGCACCGCGTTGCGAGGCGGCACGGCGGCGTAGCGCAGGGCCGGGTAGCCGAGCATGAGTCCGCCTTCGATGACGCAGCCTT is from Solidesulfovibrio magneticus RS-1 and encodes:
- a CDS encoding SpoIIE family protein phosphatase — protein: MRIRAKLLIILLTLVLPPLVAVSYYALREARLLGDELATRAAQSFKHAAEAELALMVDLIGEDVGDNRLLLELGQTMLATDAARILESPAQPPEPGLAPSLSAPPGVDEAQTRSSGAPLLRLAPTFATLQARLGDNLLWAYVALPGGVMATAPSHGPMPAGYDARARPWFQAAMQADHLVWTILVDAATGRLTATVSGTVRGRDGQILGVAGVDAPLEALLPESDLSRRWGDGVRASFVRLEAGRLELIGNRDFLDPALGWKTPMTPMPLAIDNADGQAALVAAMESHRPALVALSVDGEDYFAALRPFTEAPAGLLVLVPRQAVLHQADSAESAILERTQAMMAVVAGITLLGVGAAVVLAFFGSRAVTRPLTGLTVAAGKLAEGDLDARAPAGGRDELGQLAATFNAMAPKLAERMRLKQDMLLAKEVQQNLLPKAPPHLPGLDMAGATIFCDETGGDYFDYLAFAEAPHGGCDVIIGDATGHGIAAALFMATGRALLRGGQGVGCGPAALLTLANTLLWQDTADSGRFITLYFLRLEGGGLAPYGRLTWARAGHDPAMVYDPATDDFVELLGPGLPLGVLPDHVYTEQSCPGLTPGQLLLLGTDGIWEARNTGDAMYGKDRLREVIRRHAGGTAAELVAAIHADVAAFQAGAPRDDDITVVAIKALPI